The Podarcis raffonei isolate rPodRaf1 chromosome 2, rPodRaf1.pri, whole genome shotgun sequence genome window below encodes:
- the LOC128407129 gene encoding putative methyltransferase-like protein 7A — translation MEATCLVVLLRLCVQILAFPAYLLWYLGIWEPLCKKLFPYFMAVVTIYYNKQMSNKKREMFSNLKDFASPTGALTLLEIGTGSGSNFQFYPAGCKIICTDPNPNFQRFLDKSVAENPHVQVERCLVAPAEDLHEVPAASVDVVVSTLVLCSVKSPEQVMKEVLRVLRPGGAFYFLEHVAGAPSSWTLFWQQIYDPIWICLFDGCHLARETWNDLDKAGFSELKLQHIHVPLKWQPNKPHIIGYAVK, via the exons ATGGAAGCAACATGCCTCGTTGTCCTGCTCAGGTTATGCGTCCAGATATTAGCCTTCCCTGCTTACTTGCTGTGGTATCTGGGTATCTGGGAACCCCTTTGCAAGAAGTTATTCCCCTACTTCATGGCTGTGGTGACCATCTATTATAATAAGCAGATGTCcaacaagaaaagggaaatgttcaGCAACCTGAAGGACTTTGCCAGTCCTACGGGGGCCCTCACACTGCTGGAGATTGGCACAGGAAGTGGCTCCAACTTTCAGTTCTACCCTGCGGGATGCAAAATCATATGCACTGATCCGAACCCCAACTTCCAGAGGTTTCTTGACAAGAGCGTGGCTGAAAATCCACACGTGCAGGTGGAACGCTGTTTGGTGGCTCCGGCTGAGGACCTGCATGAGGTACCAGCTGCATCGGTGGATGTGGTGGTTTCAACGCTGGTGCTATGCTCTGTGAAGAGCCCCGAGCAAGTTATGAAAGAAGTTCTGCGGGTGCTGAGACCG GGTGGCGCTTTCTACTTCCTAGAACACGTTGCAGGTGCTCCTTCCAGCTGGACTCTTTTCTGGCAGCAGATCTATGATCCAATTTGGATATGTCTGTTTGACGGGTGCCACTTGGCCAGAGAAACCTGGAACGACCTGGACAAAGCTGGCTTCTCAGAGCTGAAACTGCAACACATACATGTCCCTTTAAAATGGCAACCTAATAAGCCGCATATCATAGGTTATGCTGTAAAGTAG